The genomic window GCTAGTGGTGGCGCAGAAAAAGTCATTAGCTTACTTTTAAAAGAACTAAGACATGACTATAATGTTACTTTAGTTTTATTCCATAAAGTTTTGCACTTCCCAGTTCCTGAGGGTGTAGAAATTTTTGCCATGAGCGATAAACATGCTGACAGACCTTTCTACAAGAAGTTTTGTGATTCTATTCGTTTTGTTTTCACCTATTATCGTTTCATTAAAAAGAATAACATAGATATCTCAATTTCATTTTTAGCATTTCCAAACTTAATTAATGGTATTGTTGCGACTTTTAATAAAAACGTAAAAACGATTATTAGTGAAAGAGGCTTTCCTTCAGACAATGTAACAAGTAAGCTATCCTTTTACATTTCTAAGATTTTCTACCCTATTTTGTATAATAAATGTGATAAATTGTTTTCCAATTCGGTGTATATCAATGAAGATTTAAAAGACAATTTTGGTATTAAAATTCCTATGGAAGTTATCTATAATCCAATAGAATTACCAAGCAAAACAATACATCCTGAAAGCCTAAACAATAACACAAACAAGTTAAAGCTTATTACAGCAGGCACCATCAATAAGAGAAAAAATCAAATCATGGTCGTTAGAGCTATTAAGGAATCTAAGCTAGATTATGATTTTTCTATTCTTGGTGATGGAGATTTAAGAACTTATTTAACAGAAGAAATAGCTAAGTTTAAATTAGAAGATCAAATTACACTCAAAGGAAGAGTAAAAAAAGTAAACGAGTACCTCATAGATAATGAATGTTTTGTACTTTCATCGTTTACAGAAGGTTTCCCAAACGCATTAATAGAAGCCATGGCAATTGGTTTACCGAGTGTATCAACAAATTGTTTATCTGGCCCTTTAGAATTATTAAATGAAAACGACCCTATTAACATAAAAAATGGCGAGTTTCATATTGGAAAATATGGTTTGTTGGTCAATAATGATGATCATATTGGGCTAAGTAAAGCTTTAGATTATTATCATCAAAATCCAGCTGAAAGAGAAAGATTTAGTCGTCTTAGCGTAGAACGTGCAAAAGCTTACGAACTAAAATCTATTTACAGCCAATTCAATCAATTTATTAAAAGCTAAGTATATGTGCGGAATTAACGGACTTATAGATAAAACTAAGATGAGCGAAGATCAAATGTCTTCGATACTCAATGCTATGAATAATCTCATCATTCATAGAGGACCTGACGAGGATGGTGTTTTTGCAGAGCAGAATGATAATTGCACAGTGGGTATGGCAATGCGCCGTTTGTCTATTATAGATTTATCATCTGGGAAACAACCTATCTTTTCTGATGACAAGCAGATTGTCATTGTCTTTAATGGCGAAATCTATAATTACAGAGCTATTAAATCTAGATTAGTGTCTGAAGGTGTAACCTTCAACACTACAAGTGATACTGAAGTTATCTTAAAAGCTTACGAAAAATATGGTGTTGAGTCATTTCAATGGTTAGATGGCATGTATGGTTTCAGTTTATATGATAAAAAGATAAACAAGCTTTTTATTGCTAGAGATTTCTTTGGTGAAAAACCATTATACTACACTCAAAATGACAATCAGTTTTTATGGGCGTCAGAATTAAAGTCTATTATAAAAACTATTGATTATAAGCCAAATATCTCAAAGAAAGGATTGAATCTTTATTTTAGACTCACCTACATTCCTGCTCCACATACAATTTATGAAGGCATTCACAAGTTAGAGGCCAATCACTATTTAGAATATGATTTTGAATCATTTCAATATAGTATCCATAAAATCAATCACGAGCCAGCACCAAAAACAGCAGATATCTCTTTTGAAGATGCTAAAGCGAAAACAAAAGAACTGGTTTACAACAGTGTAGATAGCAGATCTATTGCAGATGTTGGCTTAGGTACATTTTTATCTGGAGGTGTAGATTCATCTATCGTGTCGCTTTGTTTATCGCAAGCAACAGACAAAAAGATTGATACCTTTTCAATAGGTTTTAAAAAAGCATCTTATGATGAAACCGATAAATCTCGTGTGGTTGCTAAAATGTTAGACAGTAATCATCATGAATTTATTATAGATGAAGATGATTTAAAGCACAATATCCATGAGATACTGGTGAATTTTGATGAGCCTTTCTCAGATACAGCAGCCTTACCAACTCACCTACTTTCAGAAAAAACCAGAGAGCACGTTACTGTTGCTTTAACTGGTGATGGTGGTGACGAAGTTTTTGGAGGTTACAACAAGTATTACATTGGCAAGATGAACAAAAGGTACACCAGTGTGGTACCAAAAACGCTTCATAAAACTATTGCCAAACTAAGTAATAAGTACTTAATCAATAAAGATGATACACGTGGTAAGAGATTTCAAATTAATAAGTTATTAAACGCTATCAATTACGAAGGTGATTTTTATTGGGATATCATTTCATTAGCTAATACTAGTAAATTGCTTTCTGAAATAATGCAAGATGATTATTACGATAGTGATTTATTTCAAGAGTATAAAGAAGTTTTAGGTAAACAAAAAATTGAATCTCTTACAGACTTTAGGCTTGTAGACAAAATTTTAAGTCTTGAAGGAGGTATGTTAGCAAAAGTAGACAGAACCAGTATGCTAACCTCTTTAGAATGTAGAGCACCATTTTTAAACAAATCTATTTGGGAATTTACCAATACATTACCAGAGAGTTATCTCATGAAGGGTTGGAATAAAAAGTACATTCTAAAAGAAGCTTTTAGAGATCAATTTCCGCAAGACTTTTTAGAAAAAGGCAAAAGCGGGTTTGGCTCACCTACTGGAGATTGGCTAAGACAAAGTCTGCGAAAAGAATTAGAAAGTTATATAGAACCAGAAATGCTGAAAAAACAAGGCATTTTTAAAGTAGACATTATAACCAAATTGGTTCAAGATCACCTTGACAGCAAGAAAGATAGTACGTTTAGGGTATGGTCTTACTACTGCTTTCAAAAATGGTATAAATTTAATTTTCTAAATGAAAACTAAAACAATGGAAAAAAAGAGAATACTAATCATAGCATCATTTGCTGGTTCTTTAATTCGGTTTAGAGGTGATTTTATTAAAAGCTTAGTAGCGAATGGTTTTGAGGTTTTTACAGCTTCACCTAGTTATACCGAAGAGGATATAAAGTTAATAAAAGAGCGTGGTGCTCACCCTATAGAATTTAACCTTCATCGCATAGGTTTAAACCCCTTTAAAGATTTTAAATCTATATTAGAGTTAAAATCCATCATGAAGGAAAACAAAATTGATTTGGTTTTTCCATACACGGTAAAACCTGTTATTTATGGCTCTATAGCAGCTAACATGATCAAGGTTCCTGTAATTTCATTAATTACGGGATTGGGATTTGCCTTTTCAGGTTTCACCCGTAAAGCCAGAATTTTACAGCGTTTCAACGAAACTTTATATAAACTATCAATTAGAAAAAATAAGTGTATTGTTTTTCAAAATAAGGATGACTATCAACTTTTTTTAGACAGAAAAGTGATTTCAAAAAAACAACCGGTGGCGTTTGTTAGTGGTTCTGGTGTTAACTTAAATGAATTCACATTTCAAGAAAAAAATCCGACTGATAAAGTTAGTTTTTTACTCATAGCCAGATTAATCAAAGAAAAAGGTATTGCCCTTTACATGGATGCTGCGAGAACATTAAAACCAAAATACCCTAATGCAGAATTTCATGTTATTGGCGCCTTACAAGCTTCACCTACTGCTATAAGTGCAGATGAATTGCATGAATTGCATGAAAAAAACATTATTGTATTTCATGGTAGAAAAATGAATGTAGATGAATATCTACACAAAAGCGATGTATTTGTATTACCTAGCTATTATAGAGAAGGCATACCAAGAACAACATTAGAAGCCCTCGCTTGTGGAAACCCAATTATTACTACAGATTCTGTAGGTTGTAGAGAGTCTGTAAAAGAAGGTGTAAACGGAAAGTTAATAGAGCCTCAAAATTTAGAAGCATTAATTGATGCTATGGAATTCTTTATTACTAATCCTGATAAAATAAAGGAAATGGGAATAAACAGCCGTAAATATGCTGAAGAACGTTTTGATGTAAAAATCATTAACAACGATTTAATTGAACTTATCAATAAATCATTAAAATAAAAGCTGTTAATTTATTTTAAATTTATAGATCAGGATAACGCAAATAACCAACAAATAATCAACCTATTATGTATAAGTTATTTTTCAAAAGACTAATCGATTTTATGATTGCTTTGATAGGACTTTTAATTCTTTCTCCAATCATAATTACAATTATAATTTTATTAGCCATAGCCAACAATGGTAAACCGTTTTTCTATCAAAAGAGAACAGGGAAGCACGGAAAAATCTTCACTATCGTGAAACTAAAAACAATGAACGACAAAAAAGATGCAGAGGGTAATCTTTTACCAGATCATATAAGAATTACTAAAGTCGGTGATATATGCAGACGCTACTCTTTAGATGAAATTCCACAGTTATTTAATATGCTGAAAGGAGATATGAGTTTAATTGGCCCTCGTCCTCTTCTTCCAAAATATCTACCACGTTACACTAAAGAACAGTTTAGACGCCATAATGTTACGCCAGGAATAACAGGATGGGCACAAGTTAACGGTAGAAATGCCATAAGCTGGGAAGAAAAGTTTAAGTTAGACACATATTATGTAGATAATCAATCGTTTATTTTAGATTGTAAAATCTTCTTTAAGACTATACAAAATGTGATTGGTAAAAAGGATATAAATTCTTCTACTAATCAACCTATGCCTGAGTTTATGGGTACCGAAGGTAAAGTTGATTAGCTTATCCTATTTGTTATATGTCAATACACTTAGATTTTATCTTAAATCTTTAGTATTTAAAGTATTGAGTCTTCAATTTAACAACGTAAATATTTACCTTTTATCGTCTTTATTTGGGATAAGCAACAATATTAATGCATCTTTAAATCGATTTTAGATCGTGTCCCAAATCCCTCTAAGACATGAAATTGATAGAGTAATGATTAATTACTTAAACAATTTTTACTTATGAAACCGAAAATATGGTTGTCTTCACCTCATATGAGTGGAGCAGAACAGACTTACATAAAGGAAGCTTTTGATACCAATTGGGTCGCTCCATTAGGACCTAATGTTAATGGATTTGAAAAAGACTTAGAATCTTATCTAAAAGAAGATAGACACGTAGCAGCATTAGCATCTGGTACTTCTGCCCTTCACTTAAGTTTAATATTACTCGGAGTTACAACCGGAGATGAGGTTATCTGTCAGAGTAAAACATTTTCAGCTTCGGCTAACCCTATTATTTACCAGGGAGCTACACCTATTTTTGTTGATAGTGAAGCTGATACTTGGAATATTTGCCCTATTCAATTAGAAACAGCAATTAAGGATAGAATATCTAAAGGCAAGAGGCCTAAAGCGATTATTGCTGTACATTTATATGGAATGCCATATAAAGTAGACGAAATCCATAAAATTGCTGAAAAATACGAAATCCCAGTTGTTGAAGATAGCGCTGAATCTCTAGGAAGCCATTATAAAGGTCAGAATTGTGGTACTTTTGGCGATTTGTCCATTCTTTCTTTTAATGGAAATAAGATAATTACCACTTCTGGAGGTGGAGCATTAGTTGCAAGAACTGAAGATCACAAAAAACAAGCTGTCTTCTTAGCTACTCAAGCTAGAGACAATGCACCTCATTACCAGCATACTCATATTGGTTACAATTACAGAATGTCTAATATTGTTGCAGGTATAGGCAGGGGACAAATGACAATTTTAGATAGTCATGTTGAAAAGCGTCGTTCTAACCATGAGCTGTATTTCAATACTTTTAAGGACAACAATCAAATAACCTTTTTACAAGAACCTGAAGGTCATTTTTCTAATCGTTGGTTATCTTGTATTCTTTTAGATTCTTTTGAGACAAGAGAAGGATTAAGATTGGCTTTAGAGAAAGAAAACATAGAATCTAGACCTTTATGGAAACCTATGCACCAGCAACCCGTTTTTAAAGATGCGCCAAGCTATCTAAATGGTGTTTCAGATGAACTGTTTAATAGAGGGTTATGTTTACCTAGTGGATCAAACCTAAGCAAAGAAGAATTAGATAGAGTAATTTCAGCTATAAATATGTATTTTGCAGTATGTTAGAAAAATTTCTAAATAAAATATCTCAGAGATATGCCTCTAAATGGCTGGTACTGCTATTTGATACAATGGTTGTAGCTGCAACTTTTTTCTTAGCATATTTAATCAGATACAACTTTGCTCTAGATTTTGATTTTTCTACACTTCTAAAACAAGTACCATACGTAATGATTGTGGCTGCTATAAGCCTAATTGCTGTAGGAACTTATAAAGGAGTTGTACGATTTACAGGTTTTAAAGACATACTCAACGTTGTCATTGGAGCAAATATCTTAGCAACAATACTAATTTGCTGTACCTTTTTAAGCAGAAAACTGATAAGCGACAATGAAATTTTTAATATTTCTGGATCAATTATATATATTCATTTACTATTGAATATTCTCTTCTTAATTGGAGCTAAGTTATTTATCAAATCTTTATACAATCAAATTACACAAGACGTTCATAAAACTGCTAACGTTCTTATTTTTGGAGCTGGTAATTCAGGGATGTTAACTTATGACGCTATTCAAAATGACACAAAAAATGGCTTCGAAGTTGTTGGATTTATAGATGATGACGAAAGGAAAATAGATAAGAAAATAAACTTAGTTACCGTTTATGGCCTTTCTGACATAGATGAAGAATTCATCAAAAAGAATGATGTTGAAGATGTTATTATCTCAATCCAGAATATTGACCCTACAAGATTACTTCAAATAACAGGTAGTTTATTCAACCTTGGTCTTAAAGTCAAAATTGTTCCTCCTGTTCAAAGTTGGATAGATGGAGATTTAAGTGTTGGTCAAATAAAAGAGGTTAAAATTGAAGATTTATTAGGAAGAGATCCTATAAACATCAAAAACCCTGACTTAATAGACCTGTATGACAACAAAGTAATACTTATTACAGGTGCCGCAGGCTCTATAGGCAGTGAAATTTGTAGAAAAGTTAGTCTTTATAACTATAAAAAACTCATACTTATAGATAATGCAGAGTCTGCTTTATACGATATTCAACAAGAGTTTAGACAACAAGGTTTAGATAATATTGAAGCTATTGTTGCAGATGTAAGAAACAAGACTAGAATAGATCAAATATTTAATCAATATAAGCCAAAAATTGTTTTCCATGCTGCAGCATACAAACATGTCCCACTAATGGAAAACAATCCATTTGAAGCTGTTAGTGTAAACATTGGAGGTACTAAAAATGTAGTTGATATTGCAGTAAAACATAGTATAGATAAGTTTGTTTTAATTTCTACCGATAAAGCCGTTAACCCAACCAATGTAATGGGTGCAACTAAGCGTATTGCTGAGTTATACGTTTCTTGTCTTAAAGGAAAAGGACATACTAAGTTTATAACAACTCGTTTTGGAAACGTATTAGGTTCTAATGGTTCTGTTATTCCACTTTTTAAGAAACAGATTGAAAAAGGCGGTCCTTTAACAGTAACCCACAAGGAAATAACACGTTATTTTATGACGATTCCTGAAGCATGTCAACTCGTATTAG from Winogradskyella sp. MH6 includes these protein-coding regions:
- a CDS encoding glycosyltransferase, with the translated sequence MTPNQKKNITILSISLASGGAEKVISLLLKELRHDYNVTLVLFHKVLHFPVPEGVEIFAMSDKHADRPFYKKFCDSIRFVFTYYRFIKKNNIDISISFLAFPNLINGIVATFNKNVKTIISERGFPSDNVTSKLSFYISKIFYPILYNKCDKLFSNSVYINEDLKDNFGIKIPMEVIYNPIELPSKTIHPESLNNNTNKLKLITAGTINKRKNQIMVVRAIKESKLDYDFSILGDGDLRTYLTEEIAKFKLEDQITLKGRVKKVNEYLIDNECFVLSSFTEGFPNALIEAMAIGLPSVSTNCLSGPLELLNENDPINIKNGEFHIGKYGLLVNNDDHIGLSKALDYYHQNPAERERFSRLSVERAKAYELKSIYSQFNQFIKS
- the asnB gene encoding asparagine synthase (glutamine-hydrolyzing) — encoded protein: MCGINGLIDKTKMSEDQMSSILNAMNNLIIHRGPDEDGVFAEQNDNCTVGMAMRRLSIIDLSSGKQPIFSDDKQIVIVFNGEIYNYRAIKSRLVSEGVTFNTTSDTEVILKAYEKYGVESFQWLDGMYGFSLYDKKINKLFIARDFFGEKPLYYTQNDNQFLWASELKSIIKTIDYKPNISKKGLNLYFRLTYIPAPHTIYEGIHKLEANHYLEYDFESFQYSIHKINHEPAPKTADISFEDAKAKTKELVYNSVDSRSIADVGLGTFLSGGVDSSIVSLCLSQATDKKIDTFSIGFKKASYDETDKSRVVAKMLDSNHHEFIIDEDDLKHNIHEILVNFDEPFSDTAALPTHLLSEKTREHVTVALTGDGGDEVFGGYNKYYIGKMNKRYTSVVPKTLHKTIAKLSNKYLINKDDTRGKRFQINKLLNAINYEGDFYWDIISLANTSKLLSEIMQDDYYDSDLFQEYKEVLGKQKIESLTDFRLVDKILSLEGGMLAKVDRTSMLTSLECRAPFLNKSIWEFTNTLPESYLMKGWNKKYILKEAFRDQFPQDFLEKGKSGFGSPTGDWLRQSLRKELESYIEPEMLKKQGIFKVDIITKLVQDHLDSKKDSTFRVWSYYCFQKWYKFNFLNEN
- a CDS encoding glycosyltransferase family 4 protein is translated as MEKKRILIIASFAGSLIRFRGDFIKSLVANGFEVFTASPSYTEEDIKLIKERGAHPIEFNLHRIGLNPFKDFKSILELKSIMKENKIDLVFPYTVKPVIYGSIAANMIKVPVISLITGLGFAFSGFTRKARILQRFNETLYKLSIRKNKCIVFQNKDDYQLFLDRKVISKKQPVAFVSGSGVNLNEFTFQEKNPTDKVSFLLIARLIKEKGIALYMDAARTLKPKYPNAEFHVIGALQASPTAISADELHELHEKNIIVFHGRKMNVDEYLHKSDVFVLPSYYREGIPRTTLEALACGNPIITTDSVGCRESVKEGVNGKLIEPQNLEALIDAMEFFITNPDKIKEMGINSRKYAEERFDVKIINNDLIELINKSLK
- a CDS encoding sugar transferase, coding for MYKLFFKRLIDFMIALIGLLILSPIIITIIILLAIANNGKPFFYQKRTGKHGKIFTIVKLKTMNDKKDAEGNLLPDHIRITKVGDICRRYSLDEIPQLFNMLKGDMSLIGPRPLLPKYLPRYTKEQFRRHNVTPGITGWAQVNGRNAISWEEKFKLDTYYVDNQSFILDCKIFFKTIQNVIGKKDINSSTNQPMPEFMGTEGKVD
- a CDS encoding DegT/DnrJ/EryC1/StrS family aminotransferase, with the protein product MKPKIWLSSPHMSGAEQTYIKEAFDTNWVAPLGPNVNGFEKDLESYLKEDRHVAALASGTSALHLSLILLGVTTGDEVICQSKTFSASANPIIYQGATPIFVDSEADTWNICPIQLETAIKDRISKGKRPKAIIAVHLYGMPYKVDEIHKIAEKYEIPVVEDSAESLGSHYKGQNCGTFGDLSILSFNGNKIITTSGGGALVARTEDHKKQAVFLATQARDNAPHYQHTHIGYNYRMSNIVAGIGRGQMTILDSHVEKRRSNHELYFNTFKDNNQITFLQEPEGHFSNRWLSCILLDSFETREGLRLALEKENIESRPLWKPMHQQPVFKDAPSYLNGVSDELFNRGLCLPSGSNLSKEELDRVISAINMYFAVC
- a CDS encoding polysaccharide biosynthesis protein, whose product is MLEKFLNKISQRYASKWLVLLFDTMVVAATFFLAYLIRYNFALDFDFSTLLKQVPYVMIVAAISLIAVGTYKGVVRFTGFKDILNVVIGANILATILICCTFLSRKLISDNEIFNISGSIIYIHLLLNILFLIGAKLFIKSLYNQITQDVHKTANVLIFGAGNSGMLTYDAIQNDTKNGFEVVGFIDDDERKIDKKINLVTVYGLSDIDEEFIKKNDVEDVIISIQNIDPTRLLQITGSLFNLGLKVKIVPPVQSWIDGDLSVGQIKEVKIEDLLGRDPINIKNPDLIDLYDNKVILITGAAGSIGSEICRKVSLYNYKKLILIDNAESALYDIQQEFRQQGLDNIEAIVADVRNKTRIDQIFNQYKPKIVFHAAAYKHVPLMENNPFEAVSVNIGGTKNVVDIAVKHSIDKFVLISTDKAVNPTNVMGATKRIAELYVSCLKGKGHTKFITTRFGNVLGSNGSVIPLFKKQIEKGGPLTVTHKEITRYFMTIPEACQLVLEAAAMGNGGEIFVFDMGEPIKIFNLAKNMIILSGLRYPEDIDIKITGLRPGEKIYEELLADGENTKKTYHEKIMIAKTRYVDTITVEKQINKLTSINSLTQPLEIVSYIKALIPEYISNNSTYEVLDSKK